The Medicago truncatula cultivar Jemalong A17 chromosome 7, MtrunA17r5.0-ANR, whole genome shotgun sequence genome includes the window ACATCAATAGGTATGTACACactgaatatatatatacagaaaaataatttttgctGCACCAACGGTAGATAAAAGTGAAATACTGGCTCTTGTAGGCGATAAGATGGATTCTTTGATCCTTTATAATCTATGATTAAATGGTTGCGTTATTGATGAGTCATAATTATGCATTTCGCATTGAACTTAGGAATAAAACGATTAATTCTTAAATCAAGTAGAACTTCTCTTTCATGAATGTTGTGTTCAATAATCGGTGATTAGCTATTTGAAAGTCATCACTGCATTTGTTGGTATCATATGAAGTTGTCCATGATGGTGATTATGATCTGTTCAATTTTAGGGCTCATTCTATTTCTATGCATCCTGATAACTTATATGGGCATATGCAGAATTACTGAAGTGTCCACGAAAATAGAACCAGTGCAGGAGAAAAAATAAAGAGCTTAGCACAAATAGGATTTTTGAAGTTATTTAGTGGTTGCCTTATCGCATTTGAAGGTTTGCAGGTTATTTCTTTGTTTACCCTTTGAATCTCTTTGATATTGCTGAATAATAACTGTAGTCTCTTAGATAGATCTACTCAATAGATAAAACTTGGACAAAGTAAAGTATATGCAAAATCAGAACTCTACCAAATCCACCAACTTCCAATAGCCCCTTTTCCATGAAACCCTTTGTAGCAAAGTATAGATCTTTGAACTTAAATCTATGAGGGCCATATTCATGTTCCCAATCTTCAAGAATCTCAGCAAACATCTTCCgtttgatataatatataacCCTAAAGTTATCATGAATAGCGAACTAAGCAAAATCAAAGGCAACCCAACAGTTAAaaatttagacttttttttttctcatcaaATATACTTAGCTCAGGAGCAAATATTCTTGGCTCAGGAAGTTCAGAGATTTCAAGGTTTTGAGCTTGGCTATTAACCTTAAAACTCCAACCAAGAATATAATGAGAAGCTACAATTAACCCTGTTGAAGATGAGAATCCAACATACATTCTATTGTTGAGTATTGGAGAAAGATCTTTGGTCAATGATAACAAAGGTTGTGTTGGTTTATCACTAAAACCAACACTAATTGGAGCTAAAGTAACATCATAATATCCATACCTGCATATCCACTGGAAAGGGATAAATTCCTgaatccataatcatcataatatcCTGCAGGAGTTGAATTAGCTGATTTCAAATCATTGATATCAATACCAATATGGTTATCATTGATTTCATCAAACTCAAAATTTTGATCAGTGTCAAGCTCAATACCAAAAACATGGCTGCTACTGTTTCCATTGTTGGAATTGTTAGAGACCAAGGTATTAATATTGTAGTGAATTTGGTAGCCCTTTTGTAGgtgaaataacaaaaacaattccATGGCCACTATGAGTTGGATATTAAGATTTTATAGCAAATAAAGAATTAGTTGAGAAAGAAGACACACTTTCACTGAGTGTTTTTGAAAACTATAGGATTTGGATAGAAAGCATTGCCATCAAGATATAAATGTGATGATTGGAATCCACTTTATTTATAGATAAAGCAACATGAACACAAGTCTGAGGAACATGATTATAGTTTGAGAATGAATCATGCTTCTGTAGTTCTGTTCGAGTGTTCGGtgtttattatttataagattttgTGCTAAGTGAAGGAAAAATTGCATGTCTAATTCGGGTCCTACTAAGAAATTTCCTAGAACCTAGCTACGAATTATTACTAAAAGAAACATCACATGGTTACTAAAATTGCCTTATCATCTGGGTCCTACTAAGAAATGTCTCATTTAGTTTAGTGAAGAGAATGTGTTATACATTtgaatcacaatttttttttattttttttccaacagTAGTAGTGGGTGaatgtttttttaacatttacATATTAAGTGTTTGATGCTaaattgaatatgtgaaatttaattatcaatGTGTTCTAATTTCTTAGAATaagtagtgtttttttttaatcctgaATGTGTGGACTTGACCAGTTACTATTGATTATTGATTATGCTTCAAATcaaatgatgaatgaatatgtggtGGAAAGATAAAAAGATATATGTTGGTTTGACTCAATTTCATACTCACTCCGTCTCTAAATATAAGACTCCTCTACAAATTACTAAATACATTTATTGCtcttttttttccaatatacTATCAATTTATCTAAGAATATGAAAATTAACTTTGAATGCACTTTTATAAAAAGGGTAATTTAGAAATAGTAACACACATTTCAGACAAATTTATTACTCGAAAGACTTTTTTTAGTACCCGTGATTTTTGTAAAGTGTTCTTCTAAAAAAGGATGGAGGGAAAATTTTTCTTCATGCAAAAATCATGGTGAAATTTCGAGCCACATGTTCCATCGGTCACATGTGTTGGCAAATTGCAGGGAGATGGAGGCAAATCACCGGGTAATTTACTCGTGATTGACAGctataaaatacaattttagaCCTGGTTGTTTTGCAATCTTTCTACTCTAAAGGAGTTAAGGAACTAATAGGGTGAGGGTTGAGTGTTTTGCATGATATTCTTATGTTGGAAAACATCATGAGATCTCATTAGAGTAAATATCAAACTCTTTTTCTAGTTTTCTCCTTAGATCTCAATTTAGGTTTTAGTGACTTGAAAAATGGATAGAAATTAGAGATTGTTCTTATTGTCTACAAGAATGGTAAAGGTATTCTTTACCTAGGGCTTTGGTCAATTTACTCTCAAATTGTTTCAAACAAACTAATTTGgctgaaatttttttaatttcagggATCATTTTAGAAGTATGAGTAATTTGGTTgaaattcttttaatttcagGGAGATGAatggaaaattgaaatttatcaCAGCATTCGTTGGTAAAGTATGAAGTCGTCCATGATAGTGATTATGATGTGTTCAATTTTAGGGCTCATTCTATACATCCCGTTAACTTAATCTTATATGTGCATATGCAGAACTACTGAAGTGTTGAAGAAAATCGAACGAGTAAAGGAGAAAAGATGAAGAGCTTGTTTGAGTCTTTagaacaaatataatttctgaaGTTATTTAGTGGTTGCCTTATTGCATTTGAGGTTTTGCAGGTTATTTCTTAGTTTACCCTTTGAATCTCTGTGATATTACTGAACAATAATTGTAGTCTCTCGTTTACTCAAAATAGATACAAACTTGGACGCAATGAAGTAtatacaaaatcaaaacaaaaaaagtttaatgagaaaatgattttatgtAACTATTAAACCATTTACTCAAACATGATTTCACTTTTTAGATAACAAACTCTCTTTAATCCTTTTTACCAAAATTTAATACATTACAAAATCAAAATGCACCAATTAAGCATCAATTAGACGTGTCTTTTGAAATCAACGACCACCCGAGAGAACAGATTCAGCAATTAACGCTGAAGTATATGGCATTCTCCTGTCCTCAACAAATAATTGGTACCCAAAAGTTAAACCAGAAGAAGATAAACTAAGCGAAGAAAAATCTGGCAAAGGTGTATCCCTCTCCAAATACTGTACAACTTGTCTCATACTTGGTCTAGCCAAAGGCTCTGAATGTGAACACAACAAGCCAAGTTTCAACACCAATTCCACCTCTTCAGACACATAATTTGTTCCTAAATGAACATCTTTTGCCTCAAGAATCTCACCTCTTTGCCAACATTCAAACACAGAATCAACTAGAATTAGACTCTCATTGTCTCCTACACGACCTATAGGCCTCCTACCACAAACAACCTCAAGAAGAAATGCACCAAAAGAAAACACATCAGAAAATTTAGTAGCCTTACCTCTTCTAATATGTTCAGGAGCAAGATAACCAATAGTTCCAGCCAAATGAGTTGTGTGAGGATCAGCACCATGATCATGCAACCTTGAAAGACCAAAATCTCCCAATCTAGCATTAAATCCAGAATCTAACAACACATTACTAGCCTTTATGTCTCTATGAATAACAACTTTCTCCCATTCTTCATGAAGATAAACCACACCTGAAGCAACACCTTTGATGATTCTAAATCTTTGACTCCAATTCAACCTCACTTTTGGTTGGTTATATAGATAGTTGTCTAAACTTCCATTCGGCATGTAATCATAAACCAAAAGTAACTCGCTTTTTCGCCTGCAATAGCCATGAAGTTGAACAAGATTCCTGTGCCGAAGACGACCGATACTAACAATTTCCGACACAAATTCCCTCATCCCTTGTCTTGATTCATGAGACACCCTTTTCACAGCAACCTCAAGTTTGGAACTTTGTATCACACCTTTGTAGACTCTACCAAATCCACCAACTCCCAATAGCCCCTTTTCCCTGAAACCCTTTGTGGCTGAGTATAGATCTTTGAACTTAAATCTACGTGGGCCATATTCATGTTCCCAATCTTCAAGAACCTCATCAAACTTCTTCAATTTGACATAATACATAACCCCTAAAGTTATCATGAATACCAAACTTAGGAAAATCAATGGCAATCCAACAGTTAAAAATTTCGACTTTTTTTTCTCTGCAGGTAGTTTAGGAAGTTCAGAGATTTCAAGGTTTTGAGCTTGACCATTAACCTTAAAACTCCAACCAAGAATATACTGAGAAGCTACCATTAACCCTGTTGAAGATGAGAATCCAACATACATTCTATTGTTGAGAATTGAAGAAAGATCTTTGGTCAATGATAACAAAGGTTGTGTTGGTTTATTACTAGCACCAACACTCATTGGTGCTAAAGTAACATCAATCTTTTTCTTCACTCCATCATATTCAATCCATACCTGCATAGGGTATCCACTGGAAAGGGATAAATCCTTGAATTGACCATAACCATCATAATATCCTGCAGGAGTTGAATCAGCTGATTTCAAATCATTGATATCAATTCCAACATGGTTATCGTTGATATCATCAAACTCAAAATTTTGACGAGTGTCAAGCTCAACACCAAAAACATGGTTGCTACTGTTTCCACTGTTGGAATCGTTAAAGAGACCAAGGTATTGACTTGGTAGTGAATCTGGTAGCCCTTTTGTTGgagaaataacaaaaacaattccATGGCCACCAATATTTGCATATTGAGGTATTATGGCAAATAAAAAAGTAGTTGAGAAAGAAGACACGCTTTCACTGGAAGTGTTTTTGAAAACTATTGGATTTGGATAGAAACCATGTCCTTTGTCTCTTTCTGTATCATTGGTGAGTTTTAGTAAGCCATTTGTAGTTAACTCAGCAATACCATCAAGATATAAATGTGATGATTGGAATCCATTATATATGAAACTGTTGTCTTCACTTGCAACCAATGTAACATGAAAAAACAACATGAACACATGTCTGAGGAACATGATTATAGGTTGTGAATAATAATGCTTATACAGTTCGGTTCATTgtttcttatttattattttttatttataatattttgtccTATTGCTAGTCTCATTTGGGACCTACTAATAAGTGTCCCTTTACCTAACTTAGCTACGTATTATCACCAAAAGAAACATCAAATCAAATGGTTACTAAAATTGCGTATCTCATTTGAGTCAATTTAAGTGGTGGAAGGATGGATAAAGATAATGTTGGTTTTGACTAAAATGACTGGGGCAGTTTTTAAAGGAGATAATTTTTAGGAAACTTGGAAGTTAAGAGTTGAGTTGGAAAGATTCTTTCTTCCTCTAACATAGGTCATTTTGGGCCGAATTAGgtaaacaatttgaaaatcgcTCTTTAAGCTTGAAAAATTGTTCTCTTGCACcttaaaatttcattaataCCCCCAACAGCAATGAATTATCGTCGCTACCCAGCAGCAGTTAATTGTCGTTCGGTCTTTTTGCAACCACAATTGTGTTCAACTGCAGTTGCGTTCGAGACTTATTCTAGAACAGTAACAACACGTGTTCtggatttattttataaaagcaAAAATAGTTATCACTTTTGTTTGAAACACAAAACTCCAATCTCACTCAAATGAATCTCATCCAATTtctttcatcaaaatcaaaagttaTCAACTATTCTACAAGTAAGTGTTAATAATCTCTTCTATTCACATTGTtagttttatataattttttttccttcaaaatttggTGGAAATGTTAGTGTTTATGATTGGataaattattgatattttgggTAGTCTGTGATCCtatatatgcatgttttgaCTATAAATGTTGtttaaactaaatttaagttCAATGTTGTAgtttaaaagttgaaataacaCAATGAATAAATGTTGTATATTTTGTACTACAAGCGTTTGATGAAATgcttgaatgagtttttcattgatatttttattgtcttttgttGTGTAGATATGACTGAGAACCTACATATGCGTAAAGAGACCATGACAAGCAGTTCCCGCAAGGAGAGAGTGACAGTGAACCCTACTAAAATCTGCATTTCCAACGATGTACGTCACAAACTGCCAATGCATTTAACCAAATTTTTAGCATTCTTtctatttaattagtttttcttATACTTTGTCTATTTGatctttttatcaattttaattattcagATATAGATTGTTTCTTTCTACATCTGCTGCACAATTCACAAatcatgattttgatgatgtgatCATCAAGGTTGGCTAGGATAAGAAGATTTTTGCATCTAGTATATATCTTTGAAATGGAGATAACTTGATTTCCTTTCCTTacagtatttttttatttttttaaatcaaggAGTAACCTTTGCGCAAATCCTTGACGAATCCCACGGGGTAACTGAGATCCAATAATCAACGAATGAGCTATTTTTTATACACATAGTCCAGGTACCCTAAAACAAATGTTTAAGAGACTCAAATATCTACCACAGTACCAGTTATGCCACATATATTGGATGTTTCTTTAGAATGGATGATTTGTATAGAAAAGCCGACTGCAAaggaaaattcaaataaaaactcgtgaattaatatgttgaagtgtgatttaacaataaaaaatttataagcaaagtaaattaaataaaatgccTAAAAATCCATCTATTCCAATCAACTAAATACCTTTCTgcaaatgtaaaaataattcaaagCAGCTACGCAACGCGCAGGTCAAAATCTAGTTAATCACATAATGTCCATGTATTATGTATATGTACACATAAATCAGTGTTTTATACCAGTGCATTGTGGCCGGTTTACAGATTTCAGTTTGCAGAGTGTTATATAGCCAGTGCTGTCAAATTTAGAGGCGCTATAGTGCTGCCGAATAGAAGAATTTGACCAAATTGCTATTGTTCCGTAATAAAGCCCTTttgtacaaaatgttgtcattAATAATGGCTATAGAAGCACTATAGTACCGTACCATagtagaatttgaacaaaccgctatGCTGCAACATTCAACACTGGTTATATAGTCACTGGTCAGTTATGGTATTTCCGGCTCGTATTGACATTTTTTGGCACCCCCACTGGTTGTTAGCATTTTCGACTACTCAGCCTCAACCACacacattcttcttcttcttaatccTTTGTATACTCATTTGTTCATACTTCTCTTTGCAACTTGTCTTTTTCTTTAACCCTACATTCTTGCTCTGCAGCAACTCAATCCCCCATTGTTCTGTTTTTCTATACTAGGTTGTTAATTATGAATGTCTGTAATTTtgtgtaacttttttttatttctttgaaaatttatttacataaagcataaaatatttatgttggATATATAATCTTTGGTATAGAGTTATATCATCATCTACTATCTCTCAGTAGCGTTCGTGGGATCTATTACATGTATCAAATGACTGCATAATATTTACCATGGGCTACATCTatgaatataaattaaaactCACGTACCTACCTATTAGGAGAAAGAGACTACATTAAAACATAAACACTACATAAAACTCGTGTATCTATTACACTATTAACTCAAATATGATTTTACATTTGATTTAACAAACTCTCCTTAATCCATTTTACCAAAATCTAACGACAACCAGAGAGAATTGAGTCGGCAATAGACACAGAAGTCTGTGACATTGTGTTGCCCATAGAGGAAGGATAAGACAAAGGAAAGTCCTCAAAAAATTCTTGGTACCCAAAAGTTAATCCAGAAGAAGATAAACTAAGCAAAGACAAATCTGGCAAAGGTATATCCCTCTCCAAATACTGCACAACTTGTCTCATACATGGTCTAGCCAAAGGTTCTGAATGTGAACACAACAATCCAAGTTTCAACACCAACTCCACCTCTTCAGACACAAAGTTTGTCCCCAAATTTACATCTTTTGCCTCAAGAATATCACCTCTTTTCCAACACTCAAATACACAATCAACCAAAATTACACTTTCATTTTCCCCAACATTAGAAATAGGCCTTCTACCACAAGCAACCTCAAGAAGAAATGCACCAAAAGAAAACACATCAGAAAATTTAGTAGCCTTACCTGTTCTAATATGTTCCGGAGCAAGATAACCAATAGTTCCAGCCAAATGAGTCGTGTGATGATCTGCACCATGGTCATACAACCTTGAAAGACCAAAATCTCCCAATCTAGCATTAAATTCAGAATCTAACAACACATTACTAGCTTTTATGTCTCTATGAATTACAACTTTCTCCCATTCTTCATGAAGATAAACCACGCCTGAAGCAACACCTTTGATGATTCTAAATCTTTGACTCCAATTCAACCTCACTTTTGGttggttgtataaatatttgtcTAAACTTCCATTCGGCATGTAATCATAAACCAAAAGTAACTCGCTTTTTCGCCTGCAATAGCCATGAAGTTGAACAAGATTCCTCTGCCGAAGACGACCGATACTAACAATTTCCGACACAAATTCCCTCATCCCTTGTCTTGATTCGTGAGACACCCTTTTCACAGCAACCTCAAGTTTGGAACTTGGTAACACACCTTTGTAGACTCTACCAAATCCACCAACTCCCAGTAGCCCCTTTTCCCTGAAACCCTTTGTGGCAAAGTACAAATCTTTGAACTTAAATCTATGTGGGCCATATTCTTGTTCCCAATCTTCAAGAATCTCAGCAAACTTCTTCCGTCTGATATAATACATAACCCCTAAAGTTATCATGAATATCAAACTTATCAAAATTAAAGGCAACCCAACagttaaaaaatttgatttcgTTTTCTCAGCTAATACTGGTAACTCAGGAAGTTCAGAGATTACAAGGTTTTGAGCTTGACCATTAATCTTAAAACTCCAACCAAGAATATAATGAGAAGTTAGAAATGAACCAGTAGCTGATGAAAATCCAACATACATACTATTGTTAAGAATTGGAGAAAGATCTTTGGTCAATGATAACAAAGGTTGTTTTGGTTTAACAACATTAATTGGAGCTAAAGTAACatcaatctttttcttttcaccaTCATATTCAATCCATACCTGCATAGGATAGCCACTGATAAGGCTTATATTCTTGAATTGACCATTACCATCATAATATCCTGCAGGAGTTGAATTAGCTGATTTCAAATCATTGATATCAATACCAACATGGTTATCATTGATATCATCAAACTCACGATTTTCAATAGTATCAAGTTCAACACCAAAAACGTGGTTGCTAGGATTTCCATTGTTGGAATCGTCAAAGAGACCAAGGTATGAACCTTGGAGTGAATTTGGTAGCCCTTTTGTAGgagaaagaacaaaaacaattcCATGGCCACTATAAGTTGGACCTTGATGTCTTATGGCAAATACAAAAGTAGTTGAGAATGAAGAAACACTTCCATTGGAAGTGTTCTTCAAAACTATAGGGTTTGGATAGAAAGCATGTGCTTTTTCTTGTTTGGTGTCATTGGTGAGTCTTAGTAAGCCATTGGAGGTTAAATTAGCAATACCATCAAGATACAAATGAGATGATTGGAAATCATTATAGATGAAACTTTTGTCTTCACTTGGTACCAATGTaacaagaaaaaacaacataaacacaAGCCTGAGGAACATGATTATAGTTTGTGAATAATAATGCTTATACAGTTCTGTTCagtgtttattatttattatttattatgtataAGATTTTGTCCTAGGTGAAGAAAAAATTGCAAGTCTAATTTGGGTCCTACTAAGAAATGTCTTGGAACCTAACTTAGCTATGAATTATCACCAAAAGAAACATCAAATGGTTACTAAAATCGCGTATCTCATTTGGGTCCTACTAAGAAATGTCTCATTTAGTTTAGTAAAAATGAACTCATTTGGGACCATTTGAATAGTTGTGCACATTTGAACTACCAATTTTTTTCCCAACTGCACATTTTCAATGTTTACGTATTGAGTGTTTGATGCTaaattgaatatgtgaaattAAAACATCAATGTCGTCTAATTTCTTCAAATaagcatagtttttttttttaagttcacACTTGAATGTGTGGATTTGACCGATTACTATTGATTATCTATGATTTGCTTGGCTGCtaagaaaatgatgaatgaataaGTGGTGGAGGATGCATAAAGATACCGTTGGTtttgaatcaaaatttcatatttttcttcatggAAAAATCGTAGGCCAATTAAAGTCAGCCTGTTTCATTGGTCATATGTGCTGGCAAGTTGCAGGGAGATGGAGGTAAATCACGAGGCAATTTACTCAGGATTGACAACTATAAAATTCA containing:
- the LOC25498547 gene encoding L-type lectin-domain containing receptor kinase IV.1, with product MFLRLVFMLFFLVTLVPSEDKSFIYNDFQSSHLYLDGIANLTSNGLLRLTNDTKQEKAHAFYPNPIVLKNTSNGSVSSFSTTFVFAIRHQGPTYSGHGIVFVLSPTKGLPNSLQGSYLGLFDDSNNGNPSNHVFGVELDTIENREFDDINDNHVGIDINDLKSANSTPAGYYDGNGQFKNISLISGYPMQVWIEYDGEKKKIDVTLAPINVVKPKQPLLSLTKDLSPILNNSMYVGFSSATGSFLTSHYILGWSFKINGQAQNLVISELPELPVLAEKTKSNFLTVGLPLILISLIFMITLGVMYYIRRKKFAEILEDWEQEYGPHRFKFKDLYFATKGFREKGLLGVGGFGRVYKGVLPSSKLEVAVKRVSHESRQGMREFVSEIVSIGRLRQRNLVQLHGYCRRKSELLLVYDYMPNGSLDKYLYNQPKVRLNWSQRFRIIKGVASGVVYLHEEWEKVVIHRDIKASNVLLDSEFNARLGDFGLSRLYDHGADHHTTHLAGTIGYLAPEHIRTGKATKFSDVFSFGAFLLEVACGRRPISNVGENESVILVDCVFECWKRGDILEAKDVNLGTNFVSEEVELVLKLGLLCSHSEPLARPCMRQVVQYLERDIPLPDLSLLSLSSSGLTFGYQEFFEDFPLSYPSSMGNTMSQTSVSIADSILSGCR
- the LOC25498545 gene encoding L-type lectin-domain containing receptor kinase IV.1; this encodes MFLRHVFMLFFHVTLVASEDNSFIYNGFQSSHLYLDGIAELTTNGLLKLTNDTERDKGHGFYPNPIVFKNTSSESVSSFSTTFLFAIIPQYANIGGHGIVFVISPTKGLPDSLPSQYLGLFNDSNSGNSSNHVFGVELDTRQNFEFDDINDNHVGIDINDLKSADSTPAGYYDGYGQFKDLSLSSGYPMQVWIEYDGVKKKIDVTLAPMSVGASNKPTQPLLSLTKDLSSILNNRMYVGFSSSTGLMVASQYILGWSFKVNGQAQNLEISELPKLPAEKKKSKFLTVGLPLIFLSLVFMITLGVMYYVKLKKFDEVLEDWEHEYGPRRFKFKDLYSATKGFREKGLLGVGGFGRVYKGVIQSSKLEVAVKRVSHESRQGMREFVSEIVSIGRLRHRNLVQLHGYCRRKSELLLVYDYMPNGSLDNYLYNQPKVRLNWSQRFRIIKGVASGVVYLHEEWEKVVIHRDIKASNVLLDSGFNARLGDFGLSRLHDHGADPHTTHLAGTIGYLAPEHIRRGKATKFSDVFSFGAFLLEVVCGRRPIGRVGDNESLILVDSVFECWQRGEILEAKDVHLGTNYVSEEVELVLKLGLLCSHSEPLARPSMRQVVQYLERDTPLPDFSSLSLSSSGLTFGYQLFVEDRRMPYTSALIAESVLSGGR